The Legionella adelaidensis genome has a segment encoding these proteins:
- the gcvPA gene encoding aminomethyl-transferring glycine dehydrogenase subunit GcvPA, whose protein sequence is MPYIPHTKEDIQKMLASIQVKELQALFDEIPSDLQFEGLQQIPSGMNEMEMLALAAGLANKNQNGTCFIGAGSYEHHIPAAVWDIASRGEFLTAYTPYQAEASQGTLQLLYEYQTMIAELTGMEVANASMYDGATALAEAVLMAVRINRNSKTSRVLIPATLHPFYRETVETIVRTQHIEVITLGFDENKGVTSLSALNAYKGEDITALVIPQPNFFGCLEEVDALTDWASQNNTISIACVNPVSLGLLKPPGSWGKKGVDIVCGEGQPLGAPLASGGPYFGFFSTRMEYVRQMPGRLIGRTVDKEGKEGFALTLQAREQHIRRGKATSNICTNQGLLVTAATIHLSLLGAEGLRSVANACFVNTHELIEQLTKIKGVQLVFNNPYFHEAVIRLSKPVDDILEKLMQAGIAGGYALEKQYPILKNCLLVCATEMRNAMEIAEYATVLGQVLEGDS, encoded by the coding sequence ATGCCTTATATTCCGCACACCAAAGAAGATATTCAAAAAATGCTTGCTAGTATTCAAGTAAAAGAATTGCAGGCATTGTTTGATGAAATACCCTCTGATTTACAATTTGAGGGGCTACAGCAAATCCCCTCGGGTATGAATGAAATGGAAATGCTTGCTTTGGCTGCGGGATTAGCAAATAAAAATCAGAATGGGACATGTTTTATAGGGGCAGGAAGTTACGAGCACCATATTCCCGCGGCAGTCTGGGACATAGCTTCTCGCGGCGAGTTTTTAACGGCGTATACCCCTTACCAAGCGGAAGCGAGCCAAGGTACGTTGCAATTACTTTATGAATATCAAACAATGATTGCGGAGTTAACCGGCATGGAAGTTGCTAACGCTTCTATGTATGACGGGGCTACGGCTCTCGCTGAAGCTGTGTTAATGGCTGTACGTATTAATCGTAATAGCAAAACCAGTCGGGTTTTAATTCCTGCGACCCTGCATCCTTTTTATCGAGAAACAGTAGAGACTATTGTTCGTACGCAGCATATTGAAGTAATTACTTTAGGTTTTGACGAAAATAAAGGAGTCACTTCTCTGAGCGCGCTAAATGCCTATAAAGGTGAGGACATTACTGCTCTTGTGATTCCTCAGCCTAATTTTTTTGGTTGCCTGGAAGAAGTGGATGCGCTGACTGATTGGGCTTCGCAAAATAATACAATTAGTATCGCTTGTGTAAATCCAGTTTCTTTAGGCTTATTGAAGCCGCCTGGCAGCTGGGGGAAAAAAGGTGTCGATATCGTATGCGGTGAAGGTCAACCACTGGGTGCTCCTTTAGCGTCAGGGGGGCCTTATTTTGGATTTTTTAGTACGCGTATGGAATATGTTCGGCAAATGCCCGGGCGATTAATTGGGAGAACAGTAGATAAAGAAGGGAAAGAAGGATTTGCACTTACCTTGCAAGCGAGAGAACAACATATTCGTCGAGGCAAAGCAACATCAAATATTTGTACCAATCAAGGCTTATTGGTTACGGCAGCTACTATTCATCTTAGCTTATTAGGGGCTGAAGGATTAAGGAGCGTGGCGAATGCATGTTTTGTAAATACCCATGAATTAATTGAGCAACTAACGAAAATAAAAGGAGTGCAACTGGTTTTTAATAATCCTTATTTTCATGAAGCAGTGATTCGTTTATCCAAGCCTGTTGATGACATATTAGAAAAACTTATGCAAGCGGGTATTGCGGGTGGTTATGCGCTAGAAAAACAGTATCCAATTCTAAAAAATTGTCTGTTAGTGTGTGCCACTGAAATGCGGAATGCTATGGAGATTGCAGAATATGCAACGGTTCTTGGCCAGGTGTTAGAGGGAGATAGCTAA
- the gcvH gene encoding glycine cleavage system protein GcvH has protein sequence MSEPKGLRYTNTHEWIRDEQENMTMGITNHAQALLGDMVFVELPRVGDRINAGDEIGVVESVKAASDFYSPISGEVIEVNPMVTEDPGIVNRDPYGAGWLVKIKSDNPEEVKDLLSAEEYEQEIAEDN, from the coding sequence ATGAGTGAGCCTAAAGGTTTAAGATACACTAATACCCACGAGTGGATTCGCGATGAGCAAGAAAATATGACCATGGGAATTACCAATCATGCCCAGGCTTTGTTGGGAGATATGGTTTTTGTTGAATTACCGCGAGTGGGTGATCGCATCAACGCGGGTGATGAAATTGGGGTTGTAGAGTCAGTTAAAGCCGCCTCTGATTTTTATTCTCCAATCAGCGGAGAGGTGATAGAAGTTAATCCTATGGTAACCGAAGACCCTGGTATAGTGAATCGTGATCCCTATGGTGCGGGATGGTTAGTTAAAATTAAAAGTGATAATCCTGAAGAGGTAAAAGATTTATTGAGTGCTGAAGAGTACGAGCAAGAGATAGCTGAGGACAACTAA
- the gcvT gene encoding glycine cleavage system aminomethyltransferase GcvT: MTAKTPLYAKHLALGAKMVDFHGWEMPLHYGSQLNEHNLVRNDSGIFDVSHMTVVDVLGAGGRQFLRKLLTNDVDQLTHMGRALYSCMCNEHGGIIDDLIVYQRASDNYRLVLNSATRERVLAWLRDKIVGFSAGLQERTELAMIAVQGPQAIQKTLSILNPAQADAILTLTHFECVDVEGWFFARTGYTGEDGFEIIVPQEEVAGLWDKLIQAGIPPCGLAARDTLRLEAGLMLYGQDMDESITPLESALGWTVKWEPEDRDFIGMSALLFQKEHGTRHKLVGLVLEEKGVMRPGQRVIIPGEADGIITSGTYSPTLGKSIAFARVPVNVSEQVSVEIRDKLLPAKVVKPRFVKNGTAIV; this comes from the coding sequence ATGACTGCAAAAACACCCCTATACGCCAAGCATCTAGCTTTAGGCGCAAAAATGGTCGATTTTCATGGTTGGGAGATGCCATTGCATTATGGTTCTCAGTTGAATGAACATAATTTAGTGCGCAACGACTCAGGGATTTTTGATGTTTCTCATATGACCGTGGTGGATGTGTTAGGGGCTGGCGGTCGTCAATTTTTACGTAAGTTACTCACTAACGACGTTGATCAGTTAACGCATATGGGGCGTGCTTTATATAGCTGTATGTGTAATGAGCATGGTGGAATTATTGATGATTTAATCGTTTATCAACGGGCTTCCGATAATTACCGTCTTGTTTTAAATTCAGCCACACGTGAACGGGTTCTGGCTTGGCTAAGAGACAAAATCGTTGGTTTTTCTGCGGGTTTACAAGAAAGAACGGAATTAGCAATGATTGCAGTACAAGGACCGCAAGCTATTCAAAAAACATTAAGTATTTTAAATCCGGCCCAAGCAGATGCCATACTTACTTTAACCCATTTTGAATGTGTTGACGTTGAGGGATGGTTTTTTGCCCGTACAGGCTATACCGGGGAAGATGGGTTTGAAATCATTGTGCCTCAGGAAGAAGTGGCAGGACTGTGGGACAAATTAATACAAGCGGGCATTCCGCCTTGTGGTTTGGCAGCGCGTGATACGCTGCGTTTAGAAGCAGGCCTTATGTTATATGGCCAGGATATGGATGAATCGATTACTCCGTTAGAATCCGCTTTGGGATGGACCGTAAAATGGGAGCCTGAAGACCGAGATTTTATCGGCATGAGCGCACTTCTTTTTCAAAAAGAGCACGGGACTCGTCACAAATTAGTCGGATTGGTTTTAGAAGAGAAAGGAGTTATGCGACCCGGCCAGCGAGTAATTATTCCCGGAGAAGCGGATGGAATAATTACCAGTGGGACCTACTCTCCTACCTTGGGGAAGTCAATCGCTTTTGCGCGAGTTCCTGTCAACGTTAGTGAGCAAGTAAGTGTGGAAATACGAGATAAACTACTCCCCGCTAAAGTAGTTAAACCCCGATTTGTTAAAAATGGCACCGCAATTGTTTAA
- a CDS encoding DUF3592 domain-containing protein — translation MITKITAWSSLFDFGFLLLLLLIFVYFWRDFRKTQAAKLWVKTKGTVESYELENAGHSLWPKIEYSYEVDHQEFRGHQFFLPSAHKEIYSLYARKLAYRIGKSYQQGETIDVYYNPNDPSEAVLDITISHKLKIIIILVAAFIILHLSLIFHHLLT, via the coding sequence ATGATAACAAAAATCACAGCATGGAGCAGTCTTTTCGATTTCGGTTTCTTACTGCTTCTCTTGCTAATATTTGTTTATTTTTGGCGGGATTTTCGTAAAACACAGGCAGCCAAACTTTGGGTTAAAACTAAAGGAACCGTTGAAAGTTATGAACTAGAAAATGCCGGCCACTCTTTATGGCCAAAGATTGAATATTCTTATGAGGTAGATCATCAAGAGTTTCGAGGACATCAATTTTTCCTTCCTTCAGCGCACAAAGAAATTTATAGCCTTTATGCACGCAAACTAGCTTACCGTATAGGCAAATCATACCAACAAGGAGAAACCATTGACGTTTATTATAATCCCAACGATCCGAGCGAAGCAGTATTAGACATTACCATTTCACATAAACTAAAAATAATTATAATTTTAGTTGCTGCTTTTATTATCCTTCACCTATCTTTAATTTTTCACCACCTGCTCACTTAA
- a CDS encoding DotI/IcmL family type IV secretion protein, with protein MVLTRLIGLFFLFWSYTTIAQPANVQMSVWVNEAIIATYTFDYQNFLTQQKEIAKYFTSEGWINYSNAFNNSKLPEAVQQNKYFVSAVALMPPVVKEVGKNHWQGIMPTLVVYKNPQYEQKQTLEVTINFAIAPGGQGVRGLAITSLQSKTVSPPCQCPAGESEPATPATIPDTKKAS; from the coding sequence ATGGTTCTTACTAGATTAATCGGTTTATTTTTCCTTTTTTGGTCTTATACAACGATAGCGCAGCCAGCTAATGTACAAATGTCAGTTTGGGTGAATGAAGCCATTATTGCCACGTATACTTTTGATTATCAAAATTTTCTGACACAACAAAAAGAAATTGCTAAATATTTCACTTCTGAGGGGTGGATTAATTATAGCAACGCGTTTAATAATTCTAAATTGCCTGAGGCCGTACAGCAAAATAAGTACTTTGTTAGTGCAGTTGCATTGATGCCTCCTGTAGTTAAAGAAGTGGGTAAAAATCATTGGCAAGGTATAATGCCGACGTTAGTCGTTTATAAGAATCCACAATATGAGCAAAAGCAAACATTAGAAGTCACTATAAACTTTGCTATAGCACCTGGTGGCCAAGGGGTAAGAGGTCTTGCTATAACTTCCTTGCAGTCAAAAACTGTGAGCCCGCCCTGTCAGTGCCCTGCCGGCGAAAGTGAACCTGCTACACCTGCTACTATTCCCGATACAAAAAAGGCCAGTTAA
- a CDS encoding ABC transporter permease yields the protein MPKEQFYFANRDGVSRYINRWDILLIVLFFSVLFFLGWAGKQMATPYELGKPLAISLDPSHLPAYALRTVLRMFIALFFSLLFTFVVGTLAAKNRRAEQIIIPAIDILQSVPVLSFLAITITGFIHLFPGSLLGPEFASIFVIFTAQVWNITFGFYQSLKMVPYDLREAAAMFQLSAWQRFWKVEVPFSMSGLLWNMMMSMSASWFFVVLSEAIAVAHQDIRLPGVGSYIALAIEQHDLRAVLYAIITMIIVIFLYDQILFRPLIAWSEKFKMEQSAEQEEYQSWLIDWVRGSKLMKRFNKGLHLLKDRFINAKIMRNYGLRPAREIDYKKQKQMDWLWNLVFFSFILSSSYFLFRFILTELKAAEFLRVFYLGAITGTRVIVLILLSSVIWIPIGVWIGQKPKLTQRIQPIIQFAAAFPANLFYPLFVIAIVRFNLNVEVWVTPLMILGTQWYILFNVIAGASTIPRDLRLAAANFGVKGWLWWKRVALPGIFPFYITGAITAAGGAWNASIVAEWVSWGQTTLRATGLGEYIQASTIAGDFPKIALGTGMMCLYVLLFNHVIWRPLYRLAQERFSAY from the coding sequence ATGCCGAAAGAGCAATTTTATTTTGCTAATCGTGATGGCGTCAGTCGTTATATTAATCGCTGGGATATTTTACTGATTGTTTTATTTTTTTCTGTCCTTTTCTTCTTAGGGTGGGCGGGAAAACAGATGGCTACTCCCTATGAGTTAGGAAAACCTCTAGCTATCTCTTTAGACCCCAGTCATTTACCTGCATATGCTCTTCGTACTGTTTTGCGTATGTTCATCGCTTTATTTTTTTCACTACTCTTTACTTTTGTCGTAGGAACATTAGCTGCTAAAAATCGCAGGGCAGAACAAATCATTATTCCTGCTATTGATATCTTACAATCAGTTCCTGTACTGAGTTTTCTCGCCATTACGATAACCGGTTTTATCCATTTATTTCCGGGAAGTTTATTAGGTCCTGAATTTGCTTCTATTTTTGTAATTTTTACCGCGCAAGTTTGGAATATTACTTTCGGCTTTTACCAATCACTAAAAATGGTTCCTTATGATTTACGTGAAGCGGCCGCTATGTTCCAGCTATCGGCCTGGCAACGTTTTTGGAAGGTAGAGGTTCCTTTTTCTATGTCCGGGCTTTTATGGAACATGATGATGTCCATGTCAGCAAGTTGGTTTTTTGTGGTTTTGTCTGAAGCCATCGCGGTAGCACATCAAGACATTCGTTTACCAGGAGTAGGTTCTTACATAGCGCTAGCTATTGAGCAACATGATTTACGTGCTGTTCTTTACGCCATTATTACCATGATTATTGTCATTTTCTTATATGATCAAATCCTTTTTAGACCGCTTATCGCCTGGTCTGAAAAATTTAAAATGGAGCAATCTGCAGAACAGGAAGAATACCAATCATGGTTAATTGACTGGGTTCGTGGAAGTAAATTAATGAAACGCTTTAACAAAGGGTTACACCTTTTAAAAGATCGTTTTATCAATGCCAAAATTATGCGTAATTACGGTTTAAGGCCAGCCCGTGAAATTGACTACAAAAAACAAAAACAAATGGATTGGCTATGGAATCTGGTGTTTTTCTCCTTCATCCTCAGTAGCAGCTATTTTTTATTCCGTTTTATTCTTACTGAGCTTAAAGCGGCCGAGTTTTTACGTGTCTTTTATTTAGGAGCGATCACTGGCACGCGGGTTATAGTATTAATTCTTTTAAGTTCAGTTATATGGATTCCTATTGGTGTTTGGATAGGTCAAAAACCAAAACTGACGCAAAGGATTCAACCTATTATTCAATTTGCCGCCGCTTTTCCGGCTAATTTGTTCTATCCTTTATTTGTCATCGCCATCGTGCGGTTTAACTTAAATGTTGAAGTATGGGTAACACCTTTAATGATTTTAGGTACCCAATGGTACATTCTTTTCAATGTAATTGCTGGGGCTTCTACTATCCCTCGCGATTTAAGACTCGCGGCTGCTAATTTTGGTGTTAAAGGTTGGCTATGGTGGAAAAGGGTGGCATTACCCGGCATTTTCCCATTCTACATTACAGGAGCTATCACTGCTGCAGGTGGTGCATGGAATGCCAGTATTGTGGCGGAATGGGTAAGTTGGGGGCAAACCACCCTTCGCGCCACCGGTTTAGGTGAATATATTCAAGCCAGCACTATTGCTGGGGATTTTCCTAAAATTGCATTAGGTACGGGGATGATGTGTCTTTACGTATTATTATTTAACCATGTTATATGGCGGCCCCTTTATCGTTTAGCACAAGAGCGTTTTAGTGCTTATTGA
- a CDS encoding AAA-associated domain-containing protein, whose product MSETIITIEHLSKAYKKASTQNLLVLDDVNFELKEGEIVALLGKSGSGKSTLLRIIAGLMSPTSGSVTYRGKIVNQPVPGIAMVFQSFALMPWLTVLENVELGLEALGINRVERRQRAIEAIDIIGLDGFESAFPKELSGGMRQRVGFARALVINPDVLLMDEPFSALDVLTAENLKSDLLELWQEKKTNTNGILLVTHNIEEAAMLADRIVILGSDPGYIRADLPVTLPQPRNAEAPEFRNLVDRIYTLMTTGPREKARHQRQRQIDLGYRLPDVEPSELSGLIETMISFEERIDLPELADELMMNVDDLFPILETLEILGFAKVLNGDIHLTELGKQFSEADLQERKRLFARSLLQKVPLARYIRRVLDEKGGHRVSEERFLSKLEDYLSEKEAERVLRTMIDWGRYAELFAYDFNTGYLSLENPGQY is encoded by the coding sequence ATGTCAGAAACAATCATTACAATTGAACATTTAAGTAAAGCCTATAAAAAAGCCAGCACGCAAAATCTTTTGGTTTTAGATGATGTCAACTTCGAACTAAAAGAAGGTGAAATTGTGGCTTTATTAGGTAAATCGGGATCGGGTAAATCCACGTTACTCCGCATTATTGCAGGGCTTATGTCACCTACCAGTGGTAGTGTAACGTACCGGGGTAAAATAGTTAATCAACCCGTTCCGGGCATCGCTATGGTTTTTCAATCCTTTGCCCTGATGCCTTGGCTGACTGTATTAGAAAATGTAGAGTTAGGATTGGAGGCCTTGGGTATTAACCGTGTTGAGAGACGCCAGCGCGCTATTGAAGCCATCGATATTATTGGCTTAGACGGATTTGAATCTGCTTTTCCTAAAGAGTTATCCGGGGGAATGCGACAGCGGGTGGGTTTTGCGCGTGCTTTAGTAATTAATCCCGACGTTTTATTAATGGATGAGCCTTTCTCGGCTTTAGACGTTTTAACCGCAGAAAACTTAAAATCGGATTTATTAGAGTTGTGGCAAGAAAAGAAAACGAATACGAATGGTATTTTATTAGTAACCCATAATATTGAAGAAGCAGCAATGCTAGCGGATCGCATTGTTATATTAGGCAGCGACCCTGGCTATATCCGCGCAGATTTACCCGTTACTTTGCCCCAACCAAGAAATGCAGAAGCGCCGGAATTTAGAAACCTCGTAGATCGTATTTATACTTTAATGACCACCGGACCACGTGAAAAGGCACGCCATCAGCGTCAACGTCAAATTGATTTAGGATATCGCTTACCTGATGTAGAACCTTCCGAGCTTTCTGGCTTAATTGAGACCATGATTTCTTTCGAAGAGCGAATTGATTTACCTGAGCTAGCCGACGAGCTCATGATGAATGTGGATGATTTATTCCCCATTTTGGAAACGCTTGAAATCCTTGGTTTTGCGAAAGTCTTAAATGGTGATATCCATCTTACCGAATTAGGTAAACAATTTTCTGAGGCGGATCTTCAAGAACGCAAACGCTTATTCGCAAGAAGCTTATTACAAAAAGTTCCTCTTGCAAGATATATTCGAAGAGTACTGGATGAGAAAGGTGGGCATCGTGTTTCTGAAGAAAGATTTTTAAGTAAATTAGAGGATTACTTAAGTGAAAAAGAAGCGGAGCGCGTATTGCGAACCATGATTGACTGGGGCCGTTATGCTGAATTATTCGCTTATGACTTTAATACCGGGTATTTAAGTTTGGAGAACCCGGGGCAGTATTAA
- a CDS encoding thiol:disulfide interchange protein DsbA/DsbL, with protein sequence MFKYVISIFLVLFSSMTLAEDFVPGKDYIVLKTNEKIDNKKIVITEFFSYGCPWCYKLEPSLNKWVAEQGNKISYNRVPVVFNKDWEIYAKAYYTAEALTISSQLTPALFKAILTERKPLNTSQAMIDFFVKHGVDAATAQSAFQHSPSIDIELENSKRRMAEYQVSAVPALVINNQYKTDLQMAKTEERLFAIAEYLLNKSASEEKAAG encoded by the coding sequence ATGTTTAAATATGTAATTTCAATTTTTCTCGTTCTGTTCTCAAGCATGACGTTGGCTGAAGATTTTGTTCCAGGCAAAGATTATATCGTTTTAAAAACCAACGAAAAAATAGATAACAAAAAAATTGTTATTACCGAATTTTTCAGTTATGGATGTCCTTGGTGCTATAAACTAGAGCCTTCGTTAAATAAATGGGTAGCAGAACAAGGCAATAAAATTTCCTATAACCGCGTTCCTGTTGTTTTTAATAAAGATTGGGAAATTTATGCTAAGGCTTACTATACCGCAGAGGCTTTAACGATAAGCTCACAACTTACCCCTGCTTTATTTAAAGCTATCCTCACGGAGAGGAAACCGCTAAATACTTCACAAGCAATGATTGATTTTTTTGTTAAGCACGGAGTAGACGCGGCTACTGCGCAAAGCGCTTTTCAACACTCTCCCAGCATTGATATAGAGCTTGAAAACAGCAAGCGGAGAATGGCAGAGTATCAAGTAAGCGCTGTTCCTGCACTCGTTATTAATAATCAATATAAAACAGATTTACAAATGGCAAAAACGGAAGAACGTTTATTTGCTATTGCTGAGTATTTATTAAATAAATCAGCTAGTGAAGAGAAAGCAGCCGGATGA
- a CDS encoding c-type cytochrome gives MKNWILLLLLLCSSFSYAVGNSKAGEQKSTVCVACHGEKGISSNPQWPSLAGQHYSYLLKQLKDYKEGKTRNSPIMAPVVAPLTEQDMEDLASYYAGLPLPEGATPKEFLQRGQELYRGGDFDKKITACIACHGPKGTGNAQAGFPVLSGQQPVYTTQQLQLFKEGKRSNDFNAIMQDISANMDQKDMEAVANYMAGLH, from the coding sequence ATGAAAAATTGGATTTTATTGCTTCTGCTATTATGTAGCTCATTTTCTTATGCAGTGGGTAACTCTAAAGCCGGGGAACAGAAGTCTACGGTATGTGTGGCTTGTCATGGTGAAAAAGGAATAAGCTCGAATCCGCAGTGGCCAAGTTTAGCTGGCCAGCATTATTCTTATTTGCTAAAGCAATTAAAAGATTATAAAGAAGGAAAAACGCGAAACTCTCCGATAATGGCTCCTGTTGTAGCTCCTTTAACAGAGCAAGACATGGAGGATTTAGCAAGTTATTATGCAGGATTACCTTTGCCGGAGGGCGCTACCCCTAAAGAGTTTTTACAACGGGGCCAGGAACTTTATCGCGGCGGCGACTTTGATAAAAAAATTACGGCTTGTATTGCGTGCCATGGACCTAAAGGTACTGGAAATGCACAAGCAGGCTTTCCGGTATTATCTGGCCAACAACCAGTGTATACTACGCAGCAGCTTCAGCTGTTCAAAGAAGGGAAACGGAGTAACGATTTTAACGCTATCATGCAGGATATCAGTGCAAATATGGATCAAAAAGATATGGAAGCAGTTGCAAATTATATGGCTGGTTTACATTAA
- the yihA gene encoding ribosome biogenesis GTP-binding protein YihA/YsxC, translating to MLANPYSRANFLKSAARVEQLPPDTGVEIAFAGRSNAGKSSALNCLTGRQLARTSKTPGRTQLINVFTLENPDHRLIDLPGYGYAKVSLEIKQKWQENLSNYLEVRESLRGLVLLMDIRHPLKDLDKTMLHWCVARQLPVHVLLTKADKISRGQAQNTVLQVKKMYPLSEEFFSVQPFSSLKKQGIEDLILVLNNWFMENPS from the coding sequence ATGTTAGCGAATCCTTATTCACGTGCAAATTTTTTAAAAAGCGCGGCACGCGTAGAACAACTACCCCCCGATACAGGAGTTGAAATTGCTTTTGCAGGGCGTTCCAATGCCGGCAAATCCAGCGCGCTAAATTGCTTAACCGGGCGGCAATTAGCCCGTACCAGTAAAACACCGGGACGCACCCAACTCATTAATGTCTTTACTCTAGAAAACCCAGACCATCGGCTCATTGATTTACCCGGGTATGGTTATGCAAAAGTCTCTTTAGAAATAAAACAAAAATGGCAAGAAAATTTATCAAACTATCTGGAAGTCAGAGAGAGCCTGCGCGGGCTGGTATTATTAATGGATATCCGTCATCCTTTAAAAGACCTTGATAAGACCATGTTGCATTGGTGTGTCGCAAGACAGCTGCCCGTTCACGTATTGTTGACTAAAGCAGACAAAATTAGCAGGGGACAAGCGCAAAATACCGTCCTGCAAGTCAAAAAAATGTACCCTCTCAGTGAAGAGTTCTTTAGCGTACAACCATTTTCTTCACTGAAAAAACAAGGGATAGAGGATTTAATTCTGGTTTTAAATAACTGGTTTATGGAGAACCCAAGCTAA
- the mmsB gene encoding 3-hydroxyisobutyrate dehydrogenase has translation MASIGFVGLGHMGLPMATNLIKAGHTVTGFDLQPQALGDFVSAGGIAASSLEELGANQTVLITMLQTGDQVKKVCLGEQGLFQYAKPQTLYIDCSSIDVDASREVHKAATNAHLFVVDAPVSGGVAGAAAATLTFMVGGQEKAFAEAKPILSCMGKNIIHTGEAGSGQAAKICNNMILGVTMIAVSEAFILAEQLGLSAKKLHEVVTNSSGNCWVMNKYVPVANILENVPANNQYEPGFTVAMMLKDLNLSQNCAKNVGVSTELGKHATAIYSDFHEKGYENKDFSAIIESIKINN, from the coding sequence ATGGCAAGCATAGGATTTGTTGGATTAGGTCATATGGGACTTCCCATGGCAACTAATTTAATTAAAGCAGGCCATACAGTGACAGGATTTGATCTGCAGCCACAAGCGCTTGGAGACTTTGTAAGCGCTGGCGGAATTGCAGCTTCCTCATTGGAAGAGTTAGGAGCAAATCAAACCGTTTTAATTACTATGCTGCAAACAGGCGATCAAGTAAAAAAAGTCTGTTTGGGCGAGCAAGGCTTATTCCAATATGCAAAGCCACAAACTTTATATATTGATTGTTCTTCCATTGATGTGGATGCTTCGCGTGAAGTACATAAAGCAGCAACGAATGCCCATTTGTTTGTGGTAGATGCTCCGGTTTCCGGCGGAGTAGCAGGAGCCGCCGCGGCCACTTTAACTTTTATGGTGGGAGGGCAGGAAAAAGCTTTTGCCGAGGCCAAACCCATACTCAGTTGTATGGGAAAAAATATTATTCACACAGGCGAAGCGGGAAGCGGACAGGCTGCAAAAATCTGTAATAACATGATTCTCGGTGTCACCATGATTGCCGTCTCTGAAGCGTTTATATTGGCTGAGCAATTAGGATTGTCGGCCAAAAAATTACATGAAGTAGTTACTAATTCTTCTGGTAATTGCTGGGTCATGAATAAATATGTGCCTGTTGCTAATATTCTTGAAAATGTCCCGGCAAATAATCAATATGAACCCGGGTTTACTGTCGCCATGATGCTAAAAGATTTAAATTTAAGTCAGAATTGTGCAAAAAATGTGGGTGTTTCCACTGAGCTGGGTAAACATGCTACTGCTATCTATAGTGATTTCCATGAGAAAGGCTATGAGAATAAAGATTTCTCGGCAATTATTGAGAGTATAAAGATAAACAACTAA